In Uranotaenia lowii strain MFRU-FL chromosome 2, ASM2978415v1, whole genome shotgun sequence, one genomic interval encodes:
- the LOC129748631 gene encoding fatty acyl-CoA reductase wat-like, whose amino-acid sequence MSSLRSIPDTFSGADVFITGGSGFMGKVLIEKLLRSCPGVGKVFVLIRERRGKTGSDRIDELVKVPLFDVIRQNCPKVLDKLVPVNGDCSQLKLGLDDASWKQLENVQFVFHAAASVRFDDPLQKAILLNTRGTREALEWASTLKKLKAFIHVSTTFSNCELAEIEERLYPAKMNWKKSIELAETLNTEVLEVLSAKLLGDSPNTYTYSKSIAEHVANDYGKRLPVVIFRPAVVTSAEKEPLPGWIDNFNGPAGLAAGCASGVLRTGCINMKAHIDCIPVDVCIKAILVAAWLRAHASAEATIPVPVYNCAPHKHKSASFWLMVDEGIRLNEIFPVSRMLWKPSFTNYCCMSAYYLAFFLYQLLPSLLFDIVLRTTGHKPMLMKLQRKIFHAVVTLGRFNAEWIFHSDNYHGMQKEILEEDRKQFGLAYMNEGITQYGLVCHKGGRRYLFKDPDSTLPQAVIQFNRMVWLDRALKLIWYGVSSILVYIYAYPLINCYL is encoded by the exons ATGTCATCGTTAAGGAGCATTCCGGACACATTTTCTGGTGCCGATGTATTCATCACCGGTGGATCCGGATTCATGGGTAAAGTGCTGATCGAGAAGCTGCTTCGATCATGTCCGGGTGTGGGAAAAGTGTTCGTTCTAATTAGAGAGCGTCGAGGAAAGACGGGATCCGATCGGATTGACGAATTGGTTAAGGTTCCG TTATTCGATGTGATTCGTCAAAATTGTCCTAAAGTTTTGGACAAATTGGTACCAGTGAATGGCGATTGTTCTCAGTTGAAGCTAGGTTTAGATGATGCAAGTTGGAAGCAGCTGGAGAATGTCCAGTTTGTGTTTCACGCTGCGGCCAGTGTTCGGTTCGATGATCCCCTTCAGAAGgcaattttgttgaatactCGAGGCACTCGAGAGGCTTTGGAGTGGGCTTCAACTTTGAAGAAACTCAAAGCGTTCATACACGTTTCGACCACGTTTAGCAATTGCGAATTGGCTGAAATCGAGGAACGATTATATCCTGCCAAAATGAACTGGAAAAAATCCATTGAACTGGCGGAAACACTCAATACGGAGGTATTGGAGGTCCTTTCGGCTAA GTTATTGGGTGATTCTCCAAACACCTACACCTATTCCAAGTCGATTGCCGAGCACGTGGCCAATGACTATGGAAAACGTCTACCGGTTGTTATCTTTAGGCCTGCGGTCGTTACAAGTGCTGAGAAAGAACCTCTACCAGGATGGATTGACAACTTCAACGGACCGGCTGGTCTCGCAGCTGGGTGTGCTTCTGGAGTGCTGCGAACAGGCTGTATAAACATGAAAGCTCATATCGATTGTATTCCAGTGGATGTTTGTATCAAGGCAATTCTGGTGGCTGCCTGGTTGAGAGCTCATGCTTCTGCTGAAGCTACGATTCCGGTTCCGGTTTACAATTGTGCTCCCCACAAACATAAATCGGCCTCATTCTGGTTAATGGTTGATGAAGGAATTcgattgaatgaaatttttccgGTCTCACGAATGCTATGGAAACCAAGTTTTACCAATTACTGTTGCATGTCTGCGTACTATTTGGCATTTTTCTTGTACCAACTATTGCCAAGTTTACTGTTTGATATTGTGCTTCGAACAACTGGCCACAAACCCAT GTTAATGAAGTTGCAGAGGAAAATTTTCCATGCCGTTGTTACGCTTGGTAGATTCAATGCGGAATGGATATTTCATTCGGATAATTATCACGGAATGCAGAAGGAAATTCTGGAGGAGGATCG caaACAGTTTGGTCTGGCCTATATGAACGAAGGAATAACACAGTACGGATTAGTTTGCCATAAAGGCGGCAGGCGATATCTATTCAAGGATCCGGATTCCACCCTGCCGCAAGCTGTGATCCAATTCAATCGGATGGTTTGGCTTGATCGAGCTCTCAAACTAATTTGGTATGGTGTTTCGAGCATACTAGTTTACATTTATGCGTACCCACTCATAAATTGTTACTTataa